The Oryza sativa Japonica Group chromosome 11, ASM3414082v1 DNA window agcAAAGGTTCAAGTATCAAAACcacattttaattatagatggaatgagcatttgcatatttctaagcatggctaagcaagtagTTGCATATACATcatatataaacccatttgAGCACAAAGAGTGTACTCTAACCATTTCTAGGGGTTCAAACAACAAGAGGATCAATTATTCAAGGTGGGGTATACAACAAATAGGACATAACTACCTTAACCCAATTTCAAATACCGATATAGTCTAAGTTCACATGAAACTtttcaaacaaatattttcattcctcaaatcatgggattcaatgtgttcaaaagatgggaggagaaaacttgcCTTTATCAGAGAAATGTTAGCACCTAATCCACTCCTTCACCGATTATGCAATTATCTAGATAAAGGacacgttatgcaattaaacaccgaaagagctgaaaatccaaaatgctctaaaatgcatgatttatgcacagtgattaggtactggtctaaaatgaatttaggtgaaagaattcctattttatcttattccatttgggagttatgaattttagaagttttatcggtttatagtagtatagtcttaggtagtgttatgaaatacttttgtaaagtgatttttattagATTAGACTTCACAAGGTTGTGGAGATGTGTTTTCTCAGACTAATACATTTGGTTTCACGATTTTTGGAGTTATAATgattttcttatagattttacaagttacaacgtgTTTTAGGCATATAGTATTTTATATGTGCATGACTCTCAAGTTGTAGGATCAGAACATGCTACTTCCTGTTTAATTAAgttgaataaaaggaataattaggttaactaaaacatttttagttCACATGTTTATGGTTTTTACTACcatggttcatattttataaactagagatgctctaatctaaactagcaatatattatattaacctagaaattattatatgagCTAAGTTCTTCTAAGTTTTGGTGGATGGGAATGTAACTATGGCTTCACTGGTCaatcaagtttttatttagggtttatgtattacttaaacaacactatgtgtttaaattcttatttcactaagttaaggttttgatctatgttctctacaaaaggtgccaaattttattttactatgttgaagctAACTATTTTActggttctatagaaactttgttaatttcatttggactaaaaatgaattttctacaagttttacaaattaaaggctgctctatgttagtaaatccttatatgaatatttagagACTTTTACTACACAGGAAGTATATAATCTTATTTCATAACATGGAAATACATATTTTCATGATCCTATAGAACTTAAGTTTACTCAAATTGAAGCTAAATTGAGTTCTACatgaatttctaaagtttagCTTATCTAAACTAATCATTCTAgagataatagttttagaggcatttgatgcAAAGTAAGTAATTACTTTTATTTCACCTAATTAGAGAGTGCATGATGATGAATTCGTAGAATttgattttgtttcaaaatgagttgagatgaattttctatgtattttataagtttatacatgttttatgtatgacctatcttagataaattttagagacaTTATTTGTACAGTGAGTGTCAAGTTTTATATTTCTAAAATAGAGTTCATAACTTAAGAATCTACAGCAACTGGAATCACttcaaaatgagctatatttgattttatatagattttacaactttgtgcatttttctgctaaacatatatttgtttgggCATTTTCTTAATTATTCTCCAGATTTTAAAGGATGGGGTCCACGTGTCAGTGAGGGACCAATATGCAAAAAGGCCCTTGAGGTTTTTAGGAGTCAACCCGCAGTCGAAAGTATGTGATGAACCAAATTCATTAAGAGTCCTCAGATTCTTTTAATTCATTACTAATTAGTCCTTGGTTCCACATGTCATCCTAACATAATTTACAATTTAGACCTTGCAAGATTTAAACTCTCTCTAAGCGGAATCCTCAGCGCCTAATGATGTGGGGTCCGCTGGTCAGTGTCTTAGCAAGAAGGCATGGGCAGCAGCAGAGCAGCGGCGACTCGGTGAgcttctcgccggcgccggtgatgaACGGCGGCCGTTCTCGTGGTGCGACCAAAAGAGAAAACATTTCTAAGCTCCTTGCGCATCTATCCATGGTTATCTCAAGGTCAAAGGTGGTTGGAAACAATCGTGACAGCAGTGTGAGCGGCGGTGGTTCTCGGGGTGAAAGTGCATGTGTGCATGGAAGTCGATTCCGAACGAAAAGGATGCATGTATGTGGTCTTCTAGCCCTCAGGATGCTCACCGTGGGTCAAGCTAGGGTTGTCGAGGTCTTGGCAGCAGCGACAGCTTGCGGAACGGCTCGGCGACGGTGCTCCTCCTCGAGTGAACGGCGATGGCTCGAATAACTCAAGGTCCTGCCATGCATGTGTGTTTTGTGAGGTCTCAAGGATGGTGTGTGCACGAAGAATCGGACTATAGCTcaccggagaggaaggaaatgacaatggcgatggcgacgggttCAGATCGGCGCCGAGGAAGAAAAGAGTGTGTTCTCTGTGTTCTTGATGTCTCCGGCTGGAGTTCTTTAGGCGTCTTGAAGAGAAGGTTGAGGCGATGACGATGGCGCAGCGGCTTGCTCCGAGGTGGATGAGGGTGGTTGGACAGCGACGATGAGTGAAGtggcggcgctccggtgcgtGCTCCGGGGCGTCGTCGGCATGGCTTGCATTCCCGGCGATGCACTGCACGAGAGGGGTTGAGGTCAAAAGAGGAAATGCTCGGCATTGTGTGGAGAGATGAAAACGCGAAAGAGATAGAGGTGACCTTGACTCAAACGGAGATGGCGATGGTCGTTGTCACTACAACCAGCGGTGAGGTCGCTGGTGACGGAGAGGCGGAGGACCTGTTCCCCTCGGCTTCTTCGGCTCTGAGTGATGAGTGAGGAATGGCGACTCAGACTGGAGGAGAAGAGAGCGAGAAAAGGAAAGCCCGAGGTCGTCGACACGTTGTGGCCACGCGTCGGCTAgctcgatctctccctctctgtgtTCTTGGTCAGCTGAGGGTGAGGCACAGAGAAAGGGCGAGCTGGAgaggctgccaagtgggcccagGACGAAGTGCTCTAGGTGGAAGAGAGAGGTGTGGTTAAGATTCTGGGTGAACACCGTTTTAGACGAATTTTTAGATTATTTTCTCTCCCCTAACTTTGTAGCTTCATAACTTAATGTGTGGACCAAATTAATTAGTGTGGATTTTACTGCAGGTAAATGATTacacctagattccattttctttggttgcactcaaaaatAATGGGTAGACTGCTTacagaaattaaacaaaatGGGCTATTATTAGAAAGGtagattgaatttttaggaagcctaaacagaggaggaaaaatctagaaaaattatatttaggcatgataaataatctagtatttgaataatttatttttcatgttCAGTTATGTGCAGTTAAATGTACTTTTGGATGAAGTATGGCTTTAgccgattaaaatttaatttgatttattttaattttctgcTTTGACTGATTAATTTGTGGTATTAAACTTAGTTATTAACTTGTACCAATATTATAGTGAATTGCTTATGGTAAACAtagtttacataaatttttccatgatttcattttgcacaattttttttaaaagaattagAATAACCTttctttatatatgtgttcctaCTTCATAATGGCacctaatattattattatagggATTACATTAAACTTCTTTTGGGCTGAGAAAATgatattagaatttaatattaagtccacatgttatcacccaagattaactatagtttttttaagtaattttaACCCTTTTAGTTTATACtcatgagacctattatgaaaAGCGAGACAAAAACCAAATGCACAATAGACTCAAGACTAGGCATGCATTATGCACATGTATGCTCAAATGCTTGATGACATTTCTAGTCTAATGTTGGGAAAGAAAAGGTTTTATTTTGttatcaaattttaatcatgcaatggtttaagttggtcatcacctaaattaaaacggaaattttttggctctcaaaattggagaagttaacctCTAACTATTTTGACAAGAAATTTGAAGTCCTGAAATTTCGGGTATGTTACAATGAGGTTGCAATATCAAATTTCTTTTGCAACGCCAAACATCACTAACACAACTCTGAAATGACATGGTAATAGACCCAACGAATTGCAACACAAATAGGAAAATGGTTGCATCAACCCCCTTCTTTTGCAACCGAAATCCATACATATCGCACACACATGCCGTTGCATTACTATAACATATTACCACCATTTCACGGTTTGGATGCGATACAAAACCCTATTGCATCCACATGAGTGCCGTTGTAAGGGGGGACTCGTGACTATTGCCCGAATTCCTAGTAGTGTGCACACACCCTAGTTTGACCGGTGCCAAAACTACTTCGCCAATAATTAATcttcaaatatcaaaaccaattatCTCAGATACCAATTGTTTATCACAACATAACAATGAAACACACTTCGATTTTACAGATACCATTGATCAATATGATAGAAAAATAGTGCAGTTATGTTTTTTGTCATCATAATTATAAGCAACATTATTCTACCCGTTGATTCCAAAAGTACCAGGTAAGCAATGAAATAATAGTGTTCTGGAACAAGAGAATAATAGTGTTCCAGATCTGGAAGCCAGCCTCAAGCTGATtggtacggtgaagaaccaccctAATCATGGGACTTTAAAGAAGTTTTCCAATCTGCTCACTAGTTCTTTTGTTCCTCTTTTACATATTGAGAATGAGAATTCCCAAGGCGGATACTGATAGTGGAATTGCTCTTAACTTTATACACGTGAAGCGTAACCCCAGGATTTAGAACATGCCCATAGTAACAGAGAAAGTATTTTTTGGATTAATCATGGACTTCTTTTGAATTTTCTCCCAGATGTCTTCTTCAGTGTGAAATGAGCTAACCACCATGGTCAATGTCCTCCCTTCCCATGTTTTGATGAAGATCGGGAAATCCGGAAGCAGCATCAGGACGGCATTGTTCTTTATATTCTGATCTTTGAGTGTTTGAGTGCCGTTAAGCTCGATAGCATCTCCCGATTTAGTCGGCAGGAGTATCTGTGAGCACTCAGGAAAACCAAACATTGTTTCTACCATCAACTTGACATCCGCAACAGTATACCAGTTCCTGACATCAACCCTAACAGTTCTTGTATCTCTAATGTTTATATAGACACACATTTTGTCGGCTGGAGAAACCAAAACATGAAGTATATGGTCATCTGATAGACCACATTCACTTAAAATCTGACTATCGCCAAGATGTCGACCTGCATACATCAGGATTTGGTTATCCAGATGAATTCCTTCCTTCAGTTCAATCTGCAACTTGACATCAGCAACAATGTCTGATTTTTTTACACTGAGTTCAATGGTTTTCGCAATGGACGGAATCTTGACAGATATACACATTCCATCAACAGTCTGGACATAGAGAAAttctaaattaatcattaaGCTGTTATGAATTTAACTACATATTCTCTTGTTATAAGTAGATCGCAGTATGCAACTAAAGGCATCACACAAGAACCAAGCCTGTACATAATTTACTAAGTTTCACATGCAAACATCATTCTGATTAACACTCCATGCATTCTTTCAATGTTAATCCTGGAAGAGTAACTTGCCATTTTGTGCTGCTAAGCCTTTCCTTTCTGTTTTTGATATGCGTAACATCgatacactttttttttacaactcaTTACTAAAACCTTATGGGGGCTCGAAAGTGTTACTAAGTGAATGATTGCAACACAACTCCTAAACTTGATATGATACTCTTCAGGGTGTCAAATAAATTGGAGTGCTTTTGAATGTTTCTGAAAACTTCAATTTAGTTACTGCAttctttgccaaaaaaaaaatcacgaaCTAATTGGAGGCCCTTTCTGCAAGCCTCCACATTAATCTAGGAGATGGAGATGCGAAATTCCCTTGTTAATTAAAAATTCTTAGAACTCCCAAGTTAATCGGAGAAGAAGGAACTATGTGAACCGTTATGTAACCAATGGATACGATTGTTTTAGTACCATTAAAGTTTAAATTGAAAACATATgctctctccgtctcaaaatataaaaagtttttggttggatgtgacacatcctattaTTACGAATCTGGAGAGGTCACATCACCAAaactccttatattttgggacggacggAGTAACATGTGTGCAGACAACATTATTCGAAAAAATAAACATGCTACACGGCTGGTGTGGAATCCATCTAGTTAGAGGCAAAGGACATGGATGAACACACGCATGCTTGCGTATTTCGGTTGAGAGTGACTCGATCCGATGCAATTTTGCACTCATGCATAGAATTTTAATGGTTGAAACATATATGCACAGAATTTTAAtggttgaaacatatatatttctttcaTGGAAATATAATCATCTGAGATACGAGACAatgttataaaaatataatcatgacAAATACAACGATCTAATCGGATGGCAGATAGCATGAATACTGCTTTATATGCAAGATACAACTACCACCCAAAGAGAGAAAGTGGGAGCTAGCACTTGagtgcatgtgcatgtacagagagagaagagagagcttGTTTTCATTTAGTACTATGCCATAGAGTGTGTCGCGGAAAAAGTATAAAAGGTCAAACTTTCTTATTTTTATACCTACTAAAAACATCGTATTTGTTCTAACAAATTTGATATTGGTGGCCCCTCTCCAAATACGTCTACATTTGTTCTTAAAAATTTCAGTGCAAAGAGTGTTTCTTAACATGCGCCAAAACATGTAAGCGAACTAGTGTGGAGCAGGTGAAATGTCCCTTTTGACCCTGACCATTTCCTTAACCTAGCCAATCCCTCCATTCACGTGTTGTTGCTCGTGCATCCTCGCACCGGTAACCTCGTGTCCTATATCAAAACTGTACGGAGCCACATGAGGCAAGATTGAAAGGGATTAGAATGTACGGAAATCCTAactcatacttttttttttgagtgggATTCCAAACTCATACTTGGTGGTGGACATTATGGTATATAAACACTATAGGGGCTACTAGGTAATGAATACATTATGGGTAAATACTTGAGGGAGACAGCAGTTGAGACACATTTGTGGAGACAAAAGTTAAGGTATTAGACTTTTGCTCTTTCATTTAGATTTTAGTTCGTGTGGTCACAGATGAGTGGTTTGGATGAACTTTGTATTGTTCTAGTTTTATTTGCTTTGATTTCAATAAATATCATCTTCATATAAAGGTGACTGTGGAAAATCTCTTTCTCCTTTTATATTGTTCTAGTTTTATTTGCTTTGTATTTCAACTCGATTGTATTGGTAATTTTTATTTCACaagatttgatatttttgcttCCATTACCCTTTTTAGCTATTTACCCAGTCTTTGGTAGATAGGAGACCTATTTCGTTGCTTCCCTGAGAGAAATTGGTCTGAGACAAGCGTGAGTATTGCACATAGTtgtttggttgctaccctgATGCGCATCCTCCCCTGACCTGATATCTTCCGGCATGGGCTTAGGGTCTGTTTGGATGCTACCCTGACAAGGATCAGCCTGGCCTGAGATATGCCAGAGAAAAACTGGAATGTGTTTGGTTGATGCCCTGAGACATTTGTCTACTGCCTGACCTGAGCCGTCCGGCACCGTGGTTAGCCTGGCTCAGGCGACCGAAAAAGGAGGCCTGACCTCCAGGCGTGAGCTAAGAATGTGATTAGCGAGTAGCACGTGTCCTGTCCGCAGGTAGTCAGAGCTTTGAATGGCTTGGAAGCCATGTTTGACTTGTCGATGCGACAGTACCTGCAAAGGATGCATGCATAACTGCTAATTAAGTGGATTAGCTATATTATAACAAAATGTCAGTGCTAATTAAGCACGGTTTTGCTTAATCTGTTTTCCTCAGCCGTAGAactccaaccaaacaagaaaagCACAGGCACGCCTCATCAGGCAACTTTATTCTTTGATTTTCTTCCACCCAGGCACGCTTTTTTCTCAGGCATATCACTCAGGTtaccaaccaaacagccccttagcCTTAGTCAGGCATCCAAAGAGGGTAGCCTGAGCTCCAGGCATAGCAGCACATTTCAGTTATTATCCTAATCCCCCTCGTAGAGGTTGCAACCCATCGAGAGGAGATACAATTATGCTCAGATTTGTTTCTTGCCATGTACACATGCGTCAGGCCATCAAAAGTAACCATTTGAAGCATAATTTCCGTTTCTCTCTCAAGCCAGGGCAGCCAACCCAACAAGTTCGTTCTCTGGCTACCTGACCAGCTAGGCAAGCACTCAAGTACCTCTCAGGCGCACAAATTTATTAGGCATATTGTTGAGGGCACCAACCAAACATGTCCATGGTTTGCCATGCTTTGATCCTACTTACTTTGATTCAGATTAAAAAGCGAAGTCTTGCTCTGAGCACTTTGTATACTTTCATAGAACTTAGTTCTTTTGGTAGAAAATGAAAATCATGCATCAAAATTAAGTATGTTTTTAAAAATAGCTGTCCACCATCCAAAGGATGTCACTTTATGAACCTCGTGATTCAGATCTGAAGGCTCCTCCTCCCACTGTTGATATGTATAATGGCTTTTTCTCCTCTGCCCACGACTCCCTGACCTCCACTATACACAGGTGATGAACGGCAGCACCAAGTCCTCTGGCACTACTAGAGAACTGATCTTTGCTCGGATGACAAAAATCACATATGTCCCGGTTTGAATAGGATCCGGGACTCAAGAATATCTTAAGCCCGGGTTTGAAAGCCGTAAGGTCATTTTTAGACATGGTTCAATAACTATCAGGCCGTGTCAGGCCCCGACGAtaaacaccaaccggaactaaagtgacgatctttagtcccagttggcaACACCACtccggactaaagatatttttagtctcGCTAAAGATGATTCTAGGGTTAGTGTAAAAAGAAAGCATCTTTATCCAGGTCAGATGTGTATAGTAGGTGGGATGGTAACGCGTATGAGGGTTGAGGTGAGAGATCTTGAGTTAGACTCCCACATCCCACACATTTTTTTACTTGAtatgcatctttagtcccagttatttcaattgggactaaagatgtcccgggactacaaaggttttccaaccgggagtaaagatcccttCCCCAGCAGTGCGGTGTCAACTTGCCTTCCAACTATTTGTGCTTTCCTCCTCCTTGATTATTGAGAGCAGGAGGTTCAGATAGGTGGAGGAACAGACCAGCAAGAGCTATGACAAGGGCAGGAGGTCGAGGTAGGTGGAGGGACAGTCTGGCACAAGCTTGGGCATGGAAGGGAGGTCATGATaggtagagagagagaccgGCAGAAGCCTGAAAAGGTAGAGGCAGAGGGATAGAGTTACTGTTAGACTTAATATTATCATTTGTATATTTCACCATATCAAGTCGTATTTAGCTAGTTAGTAGTTTGTGTCGAAGTTAGTTTTTTCCGTGTGCATACTCAGCAGGTCAATAGCATTTGTGATTTAGTTTGATGGGGGGCGTTGGGGGGGGCATGATCCTTGAGAAGCAGCATAGCAGcttggtagagaagagaagatGAGGGCGAGCGCAGGTGCGGGAACAACGAGGGGAAGGTTAGTGGAAGGAGCATATTCTGGGGTTGGGATTGAGAGATTGAGGTATCATACATGATACCTATCATATCTATATATACCATACATAATACCCCGTTGATTCCACATATGATACAACTAGTAGCCTGATACGACACCCAAGCCTGATCCTATGGATACTAGGTACAATGCTCACAGGTTACAAAGATGACCAATATGGTTTTTTAGTTTGGATACTTgtgatctactccctccgtcctataatataagagattttgtgcgtactaggatgtgtcacgtcCACCCAAAATCCATTATTATTATGTGAAGGAGGGAGTACGCACCACTACTCTATATTTAGGCATCGGTACTAGGCATAATACCTCACCAGCCGTTTCCACATATAATACCTATGACTATCTTACAAAAGCACCAGAATATGTTATATGTACCAAATATGTACTATAATTTAATTAGAAATGAGCATGTGTTACTTGTACAAGTGTTACGTAATTGGTCACCGCCGAACTAGTACAGCTGCCGTCTGAAGATTTTGGAACAAGCTCTGATGGCATTCCTTCATTTTTCTTACATTCCCATGGAAGCATATTAATTATTTGACTTGCCAAGGGTCTTCTACGTGGATCTAAGTCCACACAATTTAGCCCAATTTTAAAACATCATCAACTTGTTGGCAGCCATCTGCGTCCAGGGATGAAGACTGTAACATTATTTTCGACATCCTTGACCATTTGTTCCGTACCTACATGTAATCATCATTCGAAACAATTATCATGTGAGTATCACAATAATTGCACAAAGAAAATCCTTAACAGTATATTTTGAGAAACAATCCTCAATTGTTTAGAGAGGGCAGCAGGCAGTAGGGGCATACAGTACTAATATAGCGCTGGCCAGATGGATCCACACGGCTTCGTTGGTTTTTCTCTCCTGTCACGATTTCTAGGATTAGAATACCGAAACTATATACATCTGACTTTGAAGAGATTTCTCCTTCGCTGTAGTACTCTGGTGCCATATAACCTCTGCATGACAACGACAAGAATACCTTGCttttaaactttatatatgacaGTACTTAATTGAATTACAAAATAAAGAGGCAATGAACATGTAAATACCGAAAAGGAAATTGACCTATATTGATCGTATAACCATTGTGGTACAAGTTCGTGTTTGTTCTTCACCAAAGAGCCTTGACAAGCCAAAATCAGCAATTTTTGGCACCAAGTTATCATCCAGTAATATATTGCTCGGCTTTAGGTCCAAATGAATAATAGGCTTTCTTTGGCATTCCTCATGAAGGTAGCACAGACCCTTGCATATTCCTTTGATAATTGCATAACAGTCACACCATTCAAGACCACACGATTGATCTGCGAATGAAGAAAAAGTAGAGCGAACAAACTTTTATGAACATTTAATAAGCACATAATAAAAGCCTATccgtttttcttaaaaaaaactaacaacTACGTACATAAGCAGTTGAAAAAACAAATGCTGAATAGAAAATATTACCAAAAATTATCTCATCAAGGCTTCCCTCTGGCATATACTCGTAACAGAGTAACTTTTCTTGCACCTCAGCACAAATGTATTTTCGTTGGTACTCATCGTATATCAATCTCTCTTGTCGTTCGTCACAGTAGCCTAATAATTGTactatgttttggtgctttagCCCTAGGAGATGATTAACCTCGTTCTTAAATTGTTTGTCCTGTATTCCAGGATTGACCTCAAGCCTCTTCACAGCCACGGATACCCCATTTTTAAGAATACCCTGTTAACATTATTTCATTACTACAGACATAAATTTTTGAAGAGCAAACACCATGCAAGATGATGGAAACTTTGAATGAAACCTTTGTTTGACAATGCACATTAAGTATGTACATCCAAAAAGAACCGACATGGTTCTAGGATATCATCGCAATAAACTATAGATAAGACCGAGGACTGATAAAATGCTTATTGTCCAAGCTAGTTGGTCCAACCTATTCGTTTACGGTTTCACTGTGCTAAAAAGGGTTATAAAATCGTTCTTTTGGGTGTGGGCGGGGATTGTTTGTATGCTGAATTTTATCACTGCATTTAGGGGAGATATCGAc harbors:
- the LOC107279291 gene encoding cysteine-rich receptor-like protein kinase 37; its protein translation is MARQMRLQQLKDITGNFSKEQELGRGGFGVVYKGILKNGVSVAVKRLEVNPGIQDKQFKNEVNHLLGLKHQNIVQLLGYCDERQERLIYDEYQRKYICAEVQEKLLCYEYMPEGSLDEIIFDQSCGLEWCDCYAIIKGICKGLCYLHEECQRKPIIHLDLKPSNILLDDNLVPKIADFGLSRLFGEEQTRTCTTMVIRSI